The genomic stretch GCGCCTGGCGAGGCACCGTCGACCGCCCGCAGCCCTGATCCCTTCTCGCACCTTCCCGACGGCCGCCGCTCACCCGGCGGCCGTCGCCGTTGCCGGTGGCGACGGCGGTCTGCCGTTTGGCGGGTGCGGACGGGGGTAGGGCGAGGGTATGAGCGACGACAGGGTGTGGCGTGACGATGAACGGCTGCCGTTGGAGGAACTGGACCGGGCGGTCGCCCGGTCCACGCTCGACGGGCAGTCCGACGACGTGACCGGGAACGACGCCGGTGAGGAGGCCGCCTTCGGCCACGGCCCGGAGGCCGCCGACCGGGGTGTCCAGGTGCCCGGCACCGGCCGCGAGCCCACCGACCCCGACCGCGCCCACCGGCCCTCCACCACCGGCCGTACCGGCCCGGACACCCTCTGACAGCACCACCGGGTCACCGCCGTTCCGGACGGGGCAGGATTCGGACGGGTCGGGCAGAATCGGCCGTTCGGCTGACGGCAACACCGCGACAGCGCGCAAGACTTTCGGGATGCATCAGGGCTCCGGCTTCCTCTCCACGCGTCAACGCCGCCTGGCATGGCTCGGCTTCGTGCTCGCCGCCGCTCAGGCGCCCGTCTCCGCCCGGTTCTCCGAGGACAGCTCCTGGCTGTTCAGCCTCTGCGTCGCGCTGATGGTCGCGACTGTGATCATCGCTGACGACGCCGCGCGCCGCCGTCCGGCGGACGCCCGCTCGTCGGAGTAACCGCCTCAACCGGGTTCCTGCGGGCGGGCCTCGTGACCCGCTCGACCACGGGTACGACGCCGTTCCTTCATCTCCGCCTCGTACAGGTGCCGCCGGCCCCCGACCAGCTCGTCGCGGGCCGCCCGGTCCAGGTCACGGAAGAGCGCGTAGTACCCGTCGTCGAAGTCCTCGACGATCTGGAACGTCCAGCGACCCGCGATCACGTTCCGGCCCACCATCTCCTCGGCGATCCGGTCGGCGATCGTGCCGTGACCGGCCGCGCGGAACATCCGGACCGCCTCGTCCAGCATCAGGTCGGCGTGGCCGATGCGCTGGTGCATCGAATAGAGCTCGCCACGGGCGCGCTCCACACACTCCAGCGCCTCGCTGAGCTTGCCGAGCGCAGCGACCGTGTCGTCGCTCACACCGGCAGGTCGCCGGTGCTGCTCGTCGGGCGCGTCGCTGGTGTCCATTCGTGCCTCCCTGCTGCCGTCGCTGCCCGGATGGGGCGGTCGCGCCGGGTCCGGGCACCCGGCGCGACGACCGGCCGACCCCCTGACCAGCCGAGCGGCCGAGGGTGCCACCGGTCCGAGTTGGCTAGATTCGTTCCCCATGCGCGTGCCGTCGAACCGGGTTCGGACCCGGACCGCCGTCGAGGAGAACCGGTCCACGCTGATGGCGCTCGCCACCACCGTGGGTCTCGACGGGCTCGCCGCCGCCGGCGCCCTGCCCGGCCTGCTCACCATGGTCGACCAGCACGCTGCCGCGGTGCGGGACAGCCTGCACGGCGACCGTCGGCCGCTGACCGCCGCGGCGCTGGCCGGCTACGCCGAGGGGCTCCGTGCCGCCGCCGACGAGCACGGCTGGCAGCCGCCGACCGCCCCGGTCGAGTGGGCCGAGGCGGACTGGGTGCTGCTGCGGCTGCTCGCCGTCTGCGCGCTGACCGCCGCGCTGGACACTCCGACCCCGCAGCCGCCTCCGCTGTGACGCCGACGGGTGCCCGCCGTGCGGCGGACACCCGTCATGCTTCGCGTACGGTCACCGACCGAACTGCTGGGTCTCGTCACCCGGGTTGCCGGACTGGTACGTACCCCGTCCCCCCGACATCGAGGACTCCTGTCCCCGTGACATCGCCTGGGTACGCTCGGCGCCCGCCCGGTCGGCCATCTGCCGCTGCATGTCGCCGCGTCCGGACTGGGTGCCCTGCCGCTGTTCCCGGACGGCCCGCGACTCCTCCGC from Micromonospora craniellae encodes the following:
- a CDS encoding DUF6401 family natural product biosynthesis protein — its product is MRVPSNRVRTRTAVEENRSTLMALATTVGLDGLAAAGALPGLLTMVDQHAAAVRDSLHGDRRPLTAAALAGYAEGLRAAADEHGWQPPTAPVEWAEADWVLLRLLAVCALTAALDTPTPQPPPL